From a single Sus scrofa isolate TJ Tabasco breed Duroc chromosome 13, Sscrofa11.1, whole genome shotgun sequence genomic region:
- the GPR171 gene encoding probable G-protein coupled receptor 171: protein MTNSSIFCPVYRDLEPFTYFFYLVFLVGIIGSCFATWAFLQKNANHRCVSIYLINLLTADFLLTLALPVKIIVDLGVAPWKLKIFHCQVTACLIYINMYLSIIFLAFVSIDRCLQLTYSCKIYRIQEPGFAKMISAVVWLMVLVIMVPNMVIPIKEIKEKPTVGCMEFKTEFGKNWHLLTNFICIAIFLNFSGIILISNCLVIRQLYRNKDNENYPNVKSTLINILLVTTGYIICFVPYHSVRIPYTLSQTEVISDCPTRISLFRAKEATLLLAVSNLCFDPILYYHLSRAFRLRVNETFASHKESKVQKEKSSCENNA from the coding sequence ATGACAAACAGTTCTATCTTCTGCCCAGTTTACAGAGACCTGGAGCCATTCacgtattttttttatttggttttccttGTTGGAATTATTGGCAGTTGTTTTGCAACCTGGGCTTTCctacagaaaaatgcaaatcatagGTGTGTAAGCATATACTTGATTAATTTGCTAACCGCAGATTTCCTGCTTACTCTGGCCTTACCGGTGAAAATCATTGTCGACTTGGGCGTGGCTCCCTGGAAGTTGAAGATATTCCACTGCCAAGTAACAGCCTGCCTCATCTACATTAATATGTACTTATCAATTATCTTCTTAGCATTTGTTAGCATTGATCGCTGTCTTCAGTTGACTTATAGCTGCAAGATTTATCGAATACAGGAACCTGGATTTGCCAAAATGATCTCGGCCGTTGTGTGGCTAATGGTCCTTGTTATAATGGTGCCAAACATGGTAATTCCcatcaaagaaatcaaggaaaagcCCACCGTGGGTTGTATGGAATTCAAAACGGAGTTTGGAAAAAACTGGCATTTGCTGACAAATTTCATATGCATAGCAATATTCTTAAATTTCTCAGGCATCATCTTAATATCTAACTGCCTTGTAATTCGACAACTCTACAGAAACAAGGATAATGAAAATTATCCAAACGTGAAAAGCACTCTCATCAATATACTTTTAGTGACAACGGGCTACATCATATGTTTTGTTCCTTATCACAGTGTCCGAATCCCATACACCCTCAGCCAGACAGAGGTCATATCTGACTGTCCAACCAGGATTTCACTCTTCAGAGCCAAAGAGGCCACACTGCTCCTGGCTGTGTCCAACCTGTGTTTCGACCCGATCCTGTACTATCATCTCTCAAGAGCTTTCCGTTTAAGGGTCAATGAGACTTTTGCCTCACATAAGGAAAGCAAagtgcagaaagaaaaatcaagttgtGAAAACAATGCATGA